In the Henningerozyma blattae CBS 6284 chromosome 8, complete genome genome, one interval contains:
- the COS111 gene encoding Cos111p (similar to Saccharomyces cerevisiae COS111 (YBR203W); ancestral locus Anc_8.526) gives MSTANLSSSSITIVGNNYHRYGTSVFEQLYSESQQSNSRLHASFLLDTDDEEGHIARTASPAVSLTSTDTVMRHSPALDSSSSLLIKPVSPVKLKKQKYSSLISTSSKVIKKKLKADLSSIHLDSDSFSLFSSKSSASLTAQSPVQSSTKPLSTSISNPSEIVSCSGTSAVVSHPKLTFRKLQRDDPFKTINDLPVEILVNVIQMIDRHNNGSQKVLLALLSINKNFYTSTKLVLYQYPKFNSTYRLAQFVTSIRQNPENGLLVKTLDLSSLKPGLVTTSSAVTTPITSDDELSPINSANSNSSTNVASSSANLKIDNDIAYAGWRDWRLRTDPLYSSPLLNTMNLKRVSSNTNNSSVSNSTSNSSTPKRNRSSSVTSFMSSLHPSISHSENILGSATPSSSSPSSVSPTTPNNSNTPLKRSISNTTPLSKTTSSSSLTSNTSKTWSNLRSTLKNKYQKNKQLSSPMPSPVLTQSSTFSNSRSNSPPNSRSTRSSHATRSRNSSISTTATAITTTTATTVSTRARAHSASSRRSSVSTNINNSNSNSTAHPYCNKYLLKYASYCDIPVGYILHLLQSCPNLINLNLSNVALANDFRIVSKRNIKPTNDAMTKDSQSSLPTLREFEQSTSTLKKLNNLRNLDVIYLTDSSKDYDYYEKINTSYMNKHKNLLTTPTTMRRNSNASLEQTSPERWIKSTHVSSSFTISPVNKRSISTSAIMTSNTQNVTPPYILEKLTGNDIFNSINSLNSLQNIHIESTVWCRSLIIKNFIFNQLLNLTSNSSSVLENYSYLDNNDNLSITNDKYFNFKKSGLNRHLNWATKGHFIDFIALIVLDELENLDDLDLEDLFSIKRARDPLNHLQLLKYLQKKNSKHNSKYRSTDIIESSEKFNISFDRQIALPTSSTSNESNNCNSDSNSEKQTIEFQLIVVNSSHRTRIEIKKIDNLKYVLIVKLCNRQRRDFEISAHRKIDRSTRRILSRIKELMSDDLRRNLGGNNYLMTI, from the coding sequence ATGAGCACTGCAAACCTTTCTTCCTCGAGCATTACGATCGTCGGTAATAATTATCACCGCTACGGTACTTCTGTCTTTGAACAACTATATTCTGAATCTCAACAGTCCAATTCTAGATTACATGCATCTTTCTTGTTAGATACAGATGATGAAGAGGGCCATATTGCAAGAACCGCCTCACCAGCAGTATCGTTGACTTCTACAGATACTGTGATGAGACATTCTCCAGCATTGGATTCCTCGAGCAGTCTTCTTATTAAGCCTGTATCGCCGGTCAAGTTAAAGAAACAGAAATACTCCTCATTAATCTCTACATCGTCCAAAGTTATCAAGAAGAAACTCAAAGCTGATCTGTCATCCATCCATCTAGACTCGGATAGTTTTTCCTTATTTTCCTCAAAGTCATCAGCCTCTTTAACGGCTCAGTCTCCGGTTCAATCCTCGACAAAACCACTTTCAACTTCAATTTCAAACCCCTCGGAGATAGTTTCCTGTTCTGGAACGTCGGCTGTTGTTTCCCATCCGAAATTGACTTTCCGTAAACTACAAAGAGATGACCCTTTCAAGACAATTAATGATCTACCTGTGGAGATCCTTGTTAATGTTATTCAAATGATCGACAGACATAATAATGGCTCTCAAAAGGTATTGTTGGCATTATTATCGATCAATAAGAACTTCTATACATCCACAAAACTGGTACTTTATCAATATCccaaatttaattcaactTATAGATTGGCACAATTCGTCACTTCTATAAGACAGAATCCTGAAAACGGGTTATTAGTTAAAACATTGGATTTATCATCTTTGAAACCAGGTCTAGTCACTACCTCCTCTGCTGTCACTACCCCAATTACTtcagatgatgaattatcaCCAATCAATTCCGCAAATTCCAACTCATCTACTAATGTTGCGTCATCTTCTgcaaatttgaaaatagatAACGATATTGCTTATGCGGGTTGGAGAGATTGGAGACTCCGTACTGATCCATTGTATAGTTCTCCACTTTTGAACAcaatgaatttgaaacGTGTGTCTTCCAATACAAACAACTCTTCTGTATCGAATTCAACTTCAAACTCATCCACCCCAAAGAGGAATAGATCTTCTTCAGTCACATCCTTCATGTCCTCATTACATCCTTCAATCTCACATTCAGAAAATATCTTGGGTTCAGCCACTCCTTCTTCCTCTTCTCCCTCTTCTGTTTCTCCTACAACTCCAAACAATAGCAATACCCCTTTAAAAAGATCAATCTCAAACACTACACCATTATCGAAAACTACAAGCAGTTCGAGTCTGACTTCAAATACTTCCAAAACTTGGTCCAATTTAAGATCtactttgaaaaataaatatcaaaagaaCAAACAACTATCTTCTCCAATGCCAAGTCCTGTATTGACTCAATCATCCACTTTTAGTAATTCTCGTTCGAATTCCCCACCAAATTCTCGTTCCACTAGATCATCTCATGCTACTCGTTCAAGAAATAGTTCCATCTCTACAACTGCAACAGCaattactactactactgcCACTACAGTTTCAACAAGGGCTAGAGCTCATAGTGCCAGTTCAAGAAGATCTTCAGTATCaacaaatatcaataatagtaatagtaattcTACAGCTCATCCTTattgtaataaatatttattgaagTATGCTTCCTATTGTGATATCCCAGTAGGTTATATCCTTCACTTATTACAATCTTGtccaaatttaattaatttgaatCTGTCAAACGTGGCTTTAGCTAATGATTTTAGAATTGTCtctaaaagaaatattaaaccaACAAATGATGCAATGACTAAAGATTCTCAATCTTCTTTACCAACTTTAAGAGAATTTGAACAATCAACCTCCactttgaagaaattaaacaatttaagaaatttggATGTCATCTATTTAACTGATTCTTCCAAagattatgattattatgaaAAGATTAATACTTCATATATGAACAAGCataaaaatcttttaacCACTCCCACCACTATgagaagaaattcaaaCGCAAGTTTAGAACAAACTTCGCCAGAACGTTGGATTAAATCTACTCATGTTTCCAGTTCATTTACAATCTCCCCTGTGAATAAACGTTCTATCTCCACTTCCGCTATCATGACATCAAACACTCAAAATGTCACTCCTCCTTATATCTTGGAGAAATTAACAGgtaatgatattttcaattctatcaattctttaaattctttacaaAACATTCATATTGAAAGTACCGTTTGGTGTAGATCTCTgataatcaaaaattttatctttaaccaattattaaatttaacttcgaattcttcttcagttttggaaaattattcttatttggataataatgataatttatcGATTACcaatgataaatatttcaattttaaaaaatcgGGATTGAACAGGCATCTTAACTGGGCTACAAAGGGTCATTTTATCGATTTTATAGCGTTGATCGTTttagatgaattagaaaatttggATGATTTGGAtttagaagatttatttaGCATTAAAAGAGCAAGGGATcctttaaatcatttacaattattgaaatatttacaaaagaagaattcaAAGCATAATAGTAAATATAGATCTAcagatattattgaatcgtcagaaaaattcaatattagtTTTGATAGACAAATTGCATTACCAACATCTTCCACTTCTAACGAATCAAATAACTGTAATTCAGATTCAAATTCAGAAAAACAAACTATAGAATTCCAATTGATTGTCGTCAATTCTTCTCATCGTacaagaattgaaattaaaaaaatcgataatttaaaatatgtCTTAATCGTCAAATTATGTAATAGACAAAGACgtgattttgaaatatctgCTCACCGGAAAATCGATAGATCTACAAGAAGAATATTGAGtagaattaaagaattgatGAGTGATGACTTAAGAAGAAATTTAGGTGGtaacaattatttaatgacCATCTAA
- the TBLA0H03530 gene encoding mannosyltransferase KTR3 (similar to Saccharomyces cerevisiae KTR3 (YBR205W); ancestral locus Anc_8.523), whose product MVKESMRVNLYAKPDVEQGLPTEYEDEKKSKKFLPKSRNFSTLALRKLRDIKLKLEDIYDDLTPMQRLIISGICLFIFCIYYTWGGSHYDPVIRTALGTRGYKIPVTDIQQHITHPKDDGANEKGVFITLCRNEDLFELTETIRNIEEKFNNRYHYDWVFFNDNAFTKEFVEVTSALASGKTRYAKLSQEYWGLPDWIDEGVMKRGFEKLTAVNALYADSVPYRHMCRFQAGLVYNHPLLKEYKYFWRVDHDVKVHCKVQYDLFKFLRVNKKKYGFILSLHEYPETIPTLWQSTKEFMEKHPEHVSKNNLMKFISDDEGKTYNLCHFWSNFEVGSLDFFRSKQYQDYFKYLDSKGGFYYERWGDAPIHSIAASVLLDKSEVHFFEGMGYSHLPFTSCPAEAAIRLQNECTCDPHEDDTWEPSFFCNTKFFNVQNMLPPVVNYNY is encoded by the coding sequence ATGGTGAAAGAGAGCATGAGAGTGAATCTTTATGCTAAACCTGATGTTGAACAAGGTCTGCCCACAGaatatgaagatgaaaaaaaatctaaaaaatttctacCCAAATCACGTAATTTTTCAACCCTTGCTTTGAGGAAGTTGagagatattaaattaaaattagagGACATTTATGATGATTTGACCCCTATGCAAAGATTAATTATCAGTGGTATCTgtctttttatattttgtatttattatacttGGGGTGGTTCACATTATGATCCGGTTATTAGAACAGCACTAGGCACTAGAGGTTATAAGATTCCTGTGACAGATATCCAGCAACATATTACACATCCAAAGGATGATGGTGCTAATGAAAAGGGTGTGTTTATCACCTTGTGCAGaaatgaagatttatttgaattgacagaaacaattagaaatattgaagaaaaatttaataatagatatCATTATGATTGggtatttttcaatgataATGCTTTTACTAAGGAATTTGTAGAAGTCACGAGTGCATTAGCATCAGGGAAAACACGTTATGCTAAATTATCTCAGGAATATTGGGGGTTACCAGATTGGATTGATGAAGGTGTTATGAAGAGGGggtttgaaaaattaacagCGGTAAACGCATTATATGCTGATTCTGTACCATATAGACATATGTGTCGTTTCCAAGCAGGACTGGTTTACAATCATCCATTATTGAAAGAATACAAGTATTTTTGGAGAGTGGATCATGATGTCAAGGTTCATTGTAAAGTTCAATATgatcttttcaaattcttaaGAGTTaataagaagaaatatgggtttatattatcattacaTGAATATCCAGAAACTATCCCTACTTTATGGCAATCTACGAAGGAATTTATGGAAAAGCATCCTGAACATGTTAGTAAAAATAActtaatgaaatttatatCAGATGACGAGGGAAAAACTTACAATTTGTGTCATTTCTGGTCTAATTTTGAAGTTGGATCTCTGGATTTCTTCAGATCAAAACAATATCAAGATtacttcaaatatttagataGCAAAGGTGGATTTTACTATGAAAGATGGGGTGATGCTCCAATTCATTCGATCGCCGCTTCAGTACTATTGGATAAATCAGAAgttcatttttttgaagGTATGGGTTATTCACATTTACCATTCACTTCCTGCCCAGCTGAAGCTGCTATTAGATTACAAAATGAGTGTACTTGTGATCCTCATGAGGATGATACATGGGAACCAAGTTTCTTCTGTAACactaaattctttaatgtTCAAAATATGTTACCACCTGttgtaaattataattattag
- the FTH1 gene encoding Fth1p (similar to Saccharomyces cerevisiae FTH1 (YBR207W); ancestral locus Anc_8.521) — protein sequence MKHNANVDPNTVISAVQSASNFEKYFSFQIFFIFLRESLEIVVIISILLSIVKQGLSIHENEMNESAPPSMGNSIGMETVRTAVPSLLSREPQLIERQANRNGDDDSRFNVEEEEEIFDHPGALLEDDSRIPVSENGANAVSNMNSQNNMKLYKRLKLQILAGGGAGILVCMLLGFLIILIFYYVGTDLWSMSEHYYEGILSLVASVIISIMGLFFLRMGKLREKFRIKLASIIYSHNYSNNNSNANSNDASNNRLLPTREQTADAVKFSEKYAFFILPFITALREGLEAMVYIGGIGIDQPLTSIPLSMLSGATLSGIFGYFFFQYSKSVSLKICLIMATCFLYIIAAGLFSKGVWQLEVQDYVNKCGGQDMSEVGNGPGSYDISRSVWHVNCCNGERDGAWMIFTAIFGWTNSATYGSVISYMFYWAAFIIIIKMLMIEEQLGYIPYVPIALQKKRIIKRLNIAKAAVAFKNKQSSNPDLSNMLSPVLERPSGDSSMPLMQGATLNNQYTN from the coding sequence ATGAAACATAACGCCAATGTCGATCCAAATACCGTTATTTCAGCAGTACAATCTGCGTCcaactttgaaaaatatttttctttccaaatctttttcatctttttaAGAGAATCCCTTGAAATTGTGGTGATCATCAGTATTTTATTAAGTATTGTCAAGCAAGGTCTTTCAATTCATGAGAATGAAATGAATGAGAGTGCCCCGCCTTCTATGGGCAATTCTATTGGCATGGAAACGGTCCGTACGGCTGTGCCAAGTCTGCTTTCGAGAGAACCTCAGTTGATTGAACGTCAAGCAAATCGTAATGGTGATGATGACTCTCGCTTCAACGTTGAGGAAGAGGAAGAGATCTTTGATCACCCAGGGGCTTTATTGGAAGATGACTCGAGAATTCCCGTGTCTGAAAATGGGGCAAATGCAGTCTCTAACATGAATTCTCAAAACAATATGAAATTATACAAGAGATTGAAGTTACAAATTCTGGCCGGTGGTGGTGCTGGGATCCTTGTTTGTATGCTCCTTGGATTCTTAATCATTTTGATCTTTTATTATGTTGGTACTGATCTTTGGAGTATGAGTGAGCATTATTACGAAGGTATCCTGAGTTTGGTTGCATCTgttataatttcaattatgGGCTTATTCTTCTTGAGAATGGGGAAATTAAGAGAAAAATTCAGAATTAAACTTGCctcaattatttattcccacaattattcaaataataatagtaatgcTAACAGTAATGATGCTAGCAATAATAGATTATTACCTACTCGTGAACAAACTGCTGATGCAGTTAAATTTAGTGAAAAATACGCCTTTTTTATCTTGCCATTTATCACTGCTTTAAGAGAAGGATTAGAAGCTATGGTATATATTGGTGGTATCGGTATTGATCAACCTTTAACATCTATCCCATTATCCATGCTTTCAGGTGCTACTTTAAGTGGTATCTTTGGgtatttcttctttcaatattcaaaatctGTCTCATTAAAGATCTGTTTGATAATGGCTACATgttttctttatataattGCAGCTGGGCTGTTTTCCAAGGGAGTTTGGCAATTAGAAGTTCAAGATTATGTAAATAAATGTGGTGGTCAAGACATGAGTGAAGTTGGTAATGGGCCAGGTTCTTATGATATTTCAAGGTCAGTTTGGCACGTCAACTGTTGTAATGGAGAAAGAGATGGTGCTTGGATGATTTTTACTGCTATATTTGGTTGGACCAATAGTGCTACTTACGGCTCTGTTATCTCCTACATGTTCTATTGGGCAGCatttatcattataattAAGATGTTGATGATAGAAGAACAATTAGGTTATATCCCCTATGTGCCAATTGCTTTACagaagaaaagaattattaaaagattaaatattGCAAAAGCGGCAGTGGCTTTTAAGAATAAGCAATCTTCCAACCCTGATCTAAGTAATATGTTAAGTCCGGTATTAGAAAGGCCTTCTGGTGATAGTTCAATGCCATTGATGCAAGGTGCTACGTTGAATAATCAATATACTAATTAA
- the LDH1 gene encoding triacylglycerol lipase (similar to Saccharomyces cerevisiae YBR204C; ancestral locus Anc_8.524) encodes MSQNNIRTEVENACNLEGQPLSKLSIEDIVNKYVDSETRQGNPRLYETLLLEQNQLDFQTKFLKDHSHIITLPNRNNLNIRSCNNVGSEVLTNKPIYVFLPGLGGSLDQYEPLLRLMDILNEKFIGFDLPGFGGSEEDTSEGGYNMIKVCHIINEALQSIITQNYSTRDTIELRLVGHSMGCYLVLHFFNSFQTKTEYKISQLILTSPPKKKIEPLDKNNRLNQFGLQLLYKLPIIQDFYRSWFDQPKGLKSVGIANFFYDTKEDTNNLSRLYRKLWQFYNNLRVKSSSIAGYLLGWEDLPWDELNDNLSTIDKIKIIIISGNEDYISPIKDVIEFQNSFRDIENVQLICIDNCGHNLCFDKPEVVCKILQDIATNTI; translated from the coding sequence atgtcacaaaataatattcgtACTGAAGTCGAAAATGCCTGTAACTTAGAAGGCCAACCATTGTCTAAACTTTCGATCGAGGATATTGTGAATAAATATGTGGATAGTGAAACTAGACAAGGTAATCCTAGATTATATGAGACTTTATTACTTGAACAAAATCAGCTAGATTTCCAAACAAAATTCCTCAAAGATCATAGCCATATCATCACATTACCAAATAGAAATAACTTAAATATTCGTAGCTGTAATAATGTAGGATCAGAGGTTCTTACTAATAAACCAATATATGTGTTTTTGCCAGGATTAGGTGGCTCATTAGACCAATATGAGCCACTTTTAAGATTGATGGATATattgaatgaaaaatttataggGTTTGATTTACCTGGGTTTGGTGGTAGTGAAGAAGATACATCTGAAGGGGGATATAATATGATTAAAGTTTGCCATATCATTAATGAAGCATTACAGTCAATTATTActcaaaattattcaacTCGGGATACCATTGAACTGAGACTTGTAGGTCATTCAATGGGGTGCTATCTTGTATTacattttttcaatagttTTCAGACTAAAACTGAATACAAAATCTCTCAATTGATATTGACGTCACCCccaaagaagaaaattgaaccattagataaaaataatagattaaatcaatttggGCTACAGCTATTATACAAATTACCAATAATCCAAGATTTTTATAGAAGTTGGTTTGATCAACCAAAAGGATTGAAAAGTGTTGGAATTGCTAATTTCTTCTATGATACTAAGGAagatacaaataatttgaGTAGATTATATCGTAAATTATGGCAATTCTACAATAATTTACGAGTTAAAAGTAGCAGTATTGCCGGATATTTACTTGGATGGGAAGACCTACCATGGGATGAacttaatgataatttaagTACAATCGACAAGATtaagataataattattagtGGTAATGAAGATTATATATCACCTATCAAAGATGTGATcgaatttcaaaatagtTTCCgagatattgaaaatgttCAATTAATATGTATAGATAACTGTGGGCATAATTTATGCTTTGATAAACCAGAAGTTGtttgtaaaattttacAGGATATTGCTACCAATACGATATAA
- the GRX5 gene encoding monothiol glutaredoxin GRX5 (similar to Saccharomyces cerevisiae GRX5 (YPL059W); ancestral locus Anc_8.519), translating into MFLRATSLLKPTFRMVARPASIMQMQTRLFLSTEVKKAIEEAIGTAPVVLFMKGTPEFPQCGFSRATISLLGQQGVDPAKFAAFNVLEDPELRNGIKEYTEWPTIPQLFVNKEFVGGCDIITNMSQSGELAKLLEDADVLVPEDGTEVN; encoded by the coding sequence ATGTTCTTAAGAGCTACTTCCTTATTAAAGCCAACTTTTAGAATGGTTGCTCGTCCAGCAAGCataatgcaaatgcaaacCAGACTATTCTTATCAACAGAAGTCAAAAAGGCTATTGAAGAAGCTATTGGCACTGCACCAGTTGTTCTTTTTATGAAAGGTACTCCAGAATTCCCACAATGTGGATTTTCAAGAGCTACTATTTCACTTTTGGGTCAACAAGGTGTTGATCCTGCTAAATTTGCAGCTTTTAATGTCTTGGAAGATCCAGAATTACGTAATGGTATAAAGGAATATACTGAATGGCCAACTATTCCTCAACTGTTTGTTAATAAGGAGTTTGTTGGTGGCTgtgatattattacaaatatgTCGCAATCAGGTGAACTAGCCAAACTTCTAGAAGATGCCGATGTATTAGTACCGGAAGATGGCACAGAagttaattaa
- the MFM1 gene encoding Mfm1p (similar to Saccharomyces cerevisiae LPE10 (YPL060W); ancestral locus Anc_8.522), with protein MVTWGSKTINLFSTYSSTVISRQNRVFYSQWKSHKRLLRRTHNYKQNNSNDDQFDSVKKKLQQINDTNSKITPPSSLLRNMDTPALLLQKNIIQRNNSIFQYSTATIRCTVFDSMGKKTPIPVDIKREDLVSLHGLLPRDFRKFEKSKRTDLVPTILVRKNTILISLLTIRALIKPDMVILFDSVGNGIPLNSEAHRAFLSDLQTKLRNESTSNEITQDPLPYELRALESIFLFALTNLTSEMKVLLAVCNSILEDLEYSITRGKLRFLLSRSKKLTVFHKKSILVRDMLNDLLEDEEMLCSLYITDRLNGHERCGEDHEEIEMLIETYYSRLDEIVQHVESAISNVKTTEEIINIILDSNRNQLMLLGIKFGIGMLSMGSIIFVGSIYGMNLENFIEETSVGFGLVVTVGVIGMLWLFFRYFRDMKSLEKMSMTINPKTMKKR; from the coding sequence ATGGTCACGTGGGGGTCAAAGACCATTAACTTGTTTAGTACCTATAGTTCTACAGTAATATCTCGTCAAAATAGGGTGTTTTATTCTCAATGGAAATCACATAAACGGTTATTACGAAGAACTCATAATTATAAgcaaaataattcaaacGATGATCAATTTGATtcagttaaaaaaaaattgcaaCAAATCAACGATACAAATTCAAAGATAACTCCCCCATCATCATTGTTAAGAAATATGGATACACCGGCCTTACTTCTAcagaaaaatatcattcaaagaaataattcaatCTTCCAATATAGTACAGCAACCATCCGTTGTACTGTGTTTGATTCCATGGGTAAAAAAACTCCAATACCAGTAGATATTAAGAGGGAAGATCTTGTATCATTGCATGGACTTTTACCAAGAGATTTcagaaaatttgaaaaatccAAGAGAACTGATTTAGTCCCCACGATACTAGTCCGTAAGAATACTATTTTAATAAGTTTATTAACAATTAGGGCTTTAATCAAGCCTGATATGGTCATATTATTCGATTCAGTTGGTAATGGTATCCCATTAAATTCTGAAGCCCATCGAGCTTTCCTATCTGATCTTCAAACAAAACTTCGAAATGAGTCTACAAGTAATGAAATCACGCAAGATCCTTTGCCCTACGAACTACGTGCTTTAGAGTCGATATTCTTATTTGCTCTTACAAATTTAACAAGTGAGATGAAAGTTTTACTAGCAGTTTGTAATAGCATTTTAGAAGACCTTGAATATAGTATTACTAGGGGGAAATTAcgttttttattatcacgTAGCAAAAAATTGACTGTATTTCATAAGAAAAGCATCTTAGTTCGTGATATGTTGAACGATCTCttagaagatgaagaaatgtTATGTAGCTTATATATCACTGATAGATTGAATGGTCATGAAAGATGTGGTGAAGATCATGAAGAGATTGAAATGTTAATTGAGACATATTACAGTAGATTAGATGAAATTGTTCAACATGTGGAAAGTGCAATTTCAAATGTCAAAACCACAGAAGAAATCATCAACATCATTTTGGATTCTAACCGTAACCAGTTGATGTTATTAGGTATCAAATTCGGAATTGGAATGCTGTCAATGGGGAGTATCATTTTTGTTGGTTCTATCTACGGTAtgaatttggaaaattttataGAAGAAACTAGTGTTGGATTTGGTTTGGTTGTGACTGTAGGAGTCATTGGGATGTTATGGTTATTTTTCCGTTATTTCAGAGATATGAAAAGTTTAGAGAAGATGTCAATGACTATTAACCCCAAGACAATGAAGAAAAGATGA
- the TBLA0H03490 gene encoding uncharacterized protein (similar to Saccharomyces cerevisiae DEM1 (YBR163W); ancestral locus Anc_8.518) translates to MSDNAIYQNKVPPLSICEFLIGEQCPHAFLSENSEFSSNQHLVLRSKLEELTHPSVIAKRKFISSSKLNPPESVTKGLVSHWGGSAGILATLFLSGEAREVNCHRMLQSQTNTFISGQKYVLKTMKIPVYETVGHLLLRSKKNETSTSINPLKISTIKFGIKAGGKLRYSLNCPETNLLRLKERSEIVLRDVKTMKAASSPQEECMLNFLKLQTMYRRYGLESLGCSVETTYDAILSDAIKADIDIDGPIDPEIVIPIVMANNIFRKDFRRFLNGSSIPYNHFKKNPFILPSKQKKYAPYDWSKYKDNKVIKDNLPELLTVWKTPLTLRYFASGXXSQLYYFTGQLLSDNLYLEYYYNWEKFELHPFKYSFPELNKSLSNAFNFWFERKEIMHPNHQ, encoded by the coding sequence ATGAGCGATAATGCTATATACCAAAATAAAGTACCTCCATTATCTATTTGCGAGTTTCTTATTGGGGAACAATGCCCCCATGCTTTTCTTTCAGAGAACTCTGAATTTAGTTCCAACCAACATCTAGTTTTGCGCtcaaaattagaagaacTTACCCATCCTTCAGTGATTGCGAAGagaaaatttatatcatcatctaaGCTAAATCCTCCAGAATCTGTAACTAAAGGACTAGTAAGTCACTGGGGAGGTAGTGCAGGAATACTTgcaactttatttttaagtGGTGAAGCTCGTGAAGTTAATTGCCATAGGATGCTCCAATCACAGACAAATACCTTCATTTCAGGTCAAAAATATGTTTTAAAAACCATGAAAATCCCAGTATATGAAACTGTGGGCCATTTATTACTAAGATCgaagaaaaatgaaacgTCCACTTCAATCAATCccttaaaaatatcaacaatAAAGTTTGGGATCAAAGCAGGAGGTAAACTTCgatattctttaaattgtCCGGAAACTAATCTATTGAGGCTAAAAGAACGATCTGAGATAGTACTTAGAGATGTTAAAACTATGAAAGCTGCATCATCACCTCAAGAGGAATGCATGCTTAACTTTTTGAAGTTACAGACTATGTATCGTAGATATGGTTTGGAAAGTTTAGGTTGCTCCGTTGAAACCACTTATGATGCTATTTTGTCAGACGCCATAAAAGCAGATATTGATATCGATGGGCCCATTGATCCGGAAATTGTAATACCAATTGTAATggctaataatattttcagaaAAGATTTCAGAAGGTTTTTGAATGGTTCATCTATCCCATATAATCACTTTAAGAAAAACCCATTTATCTTACCTAGTAAACAAAAGAAGTATGCTCCCTATGATTGGTCCAAATACAAAGACAATAAGgtaattaaagataatttaCCTGAGTTACTTACTGTTTGGAAAACACCCTTAACCTTGCGTTATTTTGCTTCAGGATNNNGAAGTCAGCTTTATTACTTCACAGGCCAACTATTGTCTGATAATCTTTatcttgaatattattataactGGGAGAAATTCGAATTACATCCATTTAAGTATTCTTTTCCAGAGTTGAATAAATCTCTAAGCAACgcttttaatttttggtttgagagaaaagaaattatgCATCCTAATCACCAGTAA